The genomic DNA CTCACAAATTTGTCGGCGGACCGGGTACTCCAGGTTAGATTTTGATTAGTTTgactgtgaatttttttttggaagtatTTTTGCATTATATAATTTTTCAGTGATTTCTATTCCTTTCGCCTCTTTTCTTAGGTTTACTTATTGCCAAGAAAAGCGTGTTTAGAAACCCAGTTCCGGGCGGTTGTGGAGGCGGAACAGTTTTATTTGTAAGTTAGGATGACACtacaattttccttttattgtaaTTACAGAGATCCTTCTTTTGTTAAATTGGCTGTTCACCTTTGTTATCAGGTAACACGTGACACGCATTTGTACCTGAAAGATATCGAAGAAAGAGAAGAGGGCGGAACACCAGCCATAGTGGAGTCAATACGGGCTGGTATGGTCTTTCAGCTGAAACAGGTGAGGTTGGAGTAAATAATGTGCAGTTTTTACGGGCTGGTATGGACTTCCTACCAAAACAAGTTAGGTTGAACACTGAGCACGGAAACAAACAATCAGTGATGCGAGTTGTGGTCTGGGCGGAGTTTCTTCATAACTTCACCTGGTTTTGGATTTTATCCGTACCAACCTATAAAGAAAAGACGTATTGTGAAGAGAATCGAAAGCATGCTTTAAAAGCCCCAGTCCTTTGGCAAAAAAAGTACTTTAACTAGTTGTTTAACAAACGACATTTTCCTTAATCCTTTTGTAttcgttttctttcttgttttctttagtCTGTTGGAACGGATGTTATCGAAGAAAGAGAGGAACAACTTTGCAAGTAAGTTAACATTCTTCACCTCCCAATAAGTAGTTTAttggttttgtgtttttgaataAGATATGTCAAGTATTAAAAAGTGAAGTGCGTTTGTGGTTTGACACAAACTAATTCCAGCTAAAACGTGGAACTTACTTATCTTATAATTATTAGATCGTAGATAGTTAGGTGAAAATTAGGTATTGCATTTCCTCTTTTATTCAACTTCAAACAGCATGGTTAAATATTTAAGTCCGTTTGTTGTTTCTCAGGAAAGCTTTTGACGCCTTAAACGACAACCCAAACCTCACCATCTTAGGAAATGACATGGCTCGCCGGCTTCCTATCTTTTCCATGATATTTTACCATCAGGACAGCGGTAAACTTGTTCATCACAACTTTGTGTCTGTGCTCCTGAATGATCTCTACGGTATCCAGGCTCGAGGTGGTTGCGCATGTGCTGGACCGTACGCTCAAGTAAGCCttaactgatttttttcagatactcgttttttctttttatataattaATTCCCTACGGTATGAAACTTGTTTTCTCTTATTGCCTTTTAAATACCTTTACGTCAGTACCCAATTGTGGGAACATAAATTTATGTTCGACAATAATTTTGCGCAGTATTATCCGTTCTTTACTGCACAGACTACCATTTAGATTACTaacctttaaaaacaaaattgagttCAGGTGGAAACAAATCGGTTGATATTACTTTTTACATCATGAAGAcacaaaacactactttttttaACATTCACATTCGAGCCCAGAATCAAAACAGCCATTCATATGGAACTTAAGGAAGGCTACCGGCCTGCTACCTTAACAAACTTATAACGAATGTTCTGGAATGCACCGAGTGGATTTgagtaactgaaaaaaaaaatcgatagTTGTAACGCGATATATAGCCATTTAGGGACAATCAATTTTCTTTCCATTAGAGTTTTTCTTCCACGGTTAATTGTCTAACTGAATCTACTGATATTCTAAATTTAATAAGCCAAGCGTTATTTAATTAGTTTCAAGCTCTATACTTGAATTCAAACCATAAAGACAATTATTAAAATGtacctttgttttaatttcaggaACTGTTAGGCCTTAACGAAACACTGTTAAGAAAGTTCATGTGGTTTCTCGAAAAGCACGAAAAGTAAGTAAAAAGCAAAGTAAATTTTCTTGTTGACATTGCCtagaagaaaaacgttttagggttgcatttctttttaataaaagcCGTGTTTAAGCAAGATATTAAACCTTTGACGTGTTTTTCATTTCAGTGACAGCTTAGGAGGATTACTGAAGGAACCACTCGAGATAATGAAGTGAGTATAGAGAAAAAGCTGGATATATGAGGCGTCAGCAATGATATATAACGGAGTTTGCATCTCAGTCCAAGTTTCTGACTTATATAATGTTTTCCTATGTCTCATTCTTTTATATCAGACCCGGATTTGTCAGAGTTGGTCTCCCTTACTTTATGAATGACAAAACAGTCGATTTTGTGCTTAATGCAGTAAACATGGTAGCCACGCATGGCTGGAAATTATTACCGCAGGTCAGTAAGAACTTTCACTAAAATACAGGTCTCAGTTAGTTCAAACGTACCAAGTCacaaaactctttattttcaagtttgatTTATGATTATTTTAACTGTGGTTGAAGAAACAGGGTTTTTCAGAAGCTCCGGTGACTGGCTAGTCGACACACAGAATCGCGGTTACTCACAGAAATAATGGGATATGATAAATCCGCGGCCGTATTTCACTTAGTTTGTTTCACGACACCTTCGTTCGAAAAAATTGGATATATGATGCAAATGTCGATGTGCAGCGTGATCTTATCTTTCACCGCCTACttaatgtttttcttcttctaccGTCGACATTTTCTGGAGAACCCtgagaaaactaaaaattcCTGGCGTACAAAGTCTTATATATAGGCTTGCGAATTCTTGGTTAGAAGTTGTGCCTCCTTTGTATGGGCTTAGTTAATCCTATGATATTTTGATtaaatgagttttttttgtttaagttaTTTATCCACATCTTGAGATGTGGACACCCCAGGCCTTGAGCTCCTGCCTTTTTATAACATGCTCCATGAATTGCGTTTGCTTAATTATGTACCGATGAGGTAGTGGCCCGTAGAGGACCGCGAAAACGTCTTTAACTAACCAACTTATCCAACCTCAATCGtgattattgttgttttagtaTCACTTTGATCCGCATACTGGTGCCTGggaacacaaacagttcaaaaaggACAAGGGAGAAACACTGTTTAGTTTATATGACGTATCCTACGACGAGGTTGGCATAAGCATAAGCAGCAAAAGCATCTGCAAGGACTACGAGGGAACACTCGATGTAAGCTACGTTTTGAAATATCGTAGTTATGTTATTTCCAAGTTGAAAACATTTCGTGACATTTGCGATTCCTCAGTGTCGTGACCACGCAAACGAAACTCTCAGGCCGTACTTAATCATGTGTGGGACACACCAATCTGTATTTGGGCCACTGCTTTTTAGACTTGACGGATAGTGCCAAGGAAGGGAGGGTTGCTAGATGTGATTGTCTTTGACAAGTGCGCAAGTGCGTGATGGTCGAGAAAAAATGCTCTGCAGTGACTTGCCAATGATGAGTGCCGTCTGTCTATTGGAGTATATATGCGATTCGCGTGGCGATTGTGAGCACTCAATTTAAGTAAGCACTAATTTAAGCACTACAATCTTTTAGGATATTGCAGAATCAGCAAGAAGAGTTTTCGAGGATGCTGTAAATGTAAACAAGGTAAGGGAACTATTTAATATTGTGTTATGGTAAAGATGTGCGTTTGGTTAAGTTTCAGGAATTTCAACTGCTCAGATGTTAAATGATTCACTTTAGTTTGGGCTTCGACAGAACGGCAAATTATGGCAAACTCGCGTTAGGTGTTTGGCATCGCTCTTTAATGAACGCTAAATATCAGAGAATCATTAAGACTAACGATAACAACTTCAAACTTAAGTAATCTTTGACAAGTTTGGCCTTAGAGTTACGAAGAATGAAAACTGATGTCATTTTAAGCTATTTCACGGAAAGCAAATAtattataaacaaataaataaatgaataaaaaacaacGAGAAGAGGTAATTTTGATGGAAAGAAAAGATCCAGTTTCGAAATATTAAGTTTTATTGACTCTTATAAGATCCATAATTAAAGCGGAAAAGCACTACAAATTTAAGTTTGTGTCTGTtatgtttgttgtgtttgtctTATTTGTTTCTTATTCCTCCATTTCTCGTTATTTCATTGGTATAGGAAATCTCAACAGTGGAAGATGAAGTACTGGAATTCACAGACGACAAAAACCAATTAGTGTGGTTTCTTCAGCCTAATGAGGCTCAGTTTTTCCTAGCTGCAGAGACTTTGAAATTCAAACCGAAACCTTTCGGTAAAGCCAAAACTCCTTTTACGCCAATACATGGCCACTCACCACAACTAACCCCAGCCAGCTCAAATCCAAGTCTGCATTTGTATACAGTAAAGCCGGACAGCGATACAAGTCGGTCAGCGGAGTCTTCGGAATCCGAAGATCACGTGCACAATAGCGTCGCTCGTGAGGCCTGGGGTCCAGGAGAAATAATTGGAAGTTATTCCGGtggaaagaagaagaggaattgTTTCTGTAAATTGAAACTTGTATTacaaaaaattggcaaatagtACTGTAATTGCTATCAAAGCGAGATAGATCATTTAGTATCGATGTTGCTGCGTGTTATTAGTCAAAAGGATAATTGGGCAATTAatctatttattaatttatttattataagaGTGGTATCCACAAGGTTAATGCTTATTTGATAAGCTGTATTTAAAACCGGCTCGCAAGTGTTCGAAGTTGTGTTATAGGAAAAGAACTCAGTTGAGCTTCACATTTTCAACTGAGTCTCGATAAGAGACGTCTGCGCGCATTTGTAAGCCATTGATTTGGCGATCACTTTGCTAGGTTTTTATCACACGCGTCACTTTGTTGTAGCAAATTGTAGGTTCAATGCTTCATATTTTGGTTTGGTTACTGTTCAGCGTCTTTCCAGTCTTCCGTTTAACGTTATTTAGTCGGCGTTACACCAGCCTCAAcaccaagaaagaaaataacacTAAACCTGGAAAAGCTTGCATTTATGAACTGTTATTTATATAGCGAGGTCGAGCAAACTTTCACAAGTCCCTAAATAGGTGGAAATGATTATctatttatttcaaaagaatGTTTGAAATTATTAATATGGTCCTGAGATAAGTTACTGAAAACTAATAGAAAACTAATACCTCACGGTATATAAATATCTTCCAGATTTTTTCTAATTGCTctttttatatcatttttttctttcaaaattaaattattttgatCAGTCAGTTTGGTGAAGATAATCAGTAGGGTAATAGAGTTCAGCACACATAATAAAGAAAACACGATCAATTTAGGTTTGTGGGAaaatgcccacctacccctcccctaactgAACGTTGACATGTAGGTCTCACTtaggggcaaaatgttgggttaggggagtgGTAGGTGGGGtagaaaccttaattgatccgAAAAAACGTTGTTTGTCTTAAAACTGTATTGATTCCTCTGAGTAGGGGACAGGACGGTAGACGCAAGATGGTGGAATGGGGACTGTTTTATGGGTATGACTTGGCCAATGTTAACATTGAAGCAAATCGCGTTGAAAAACAATATAAACGTTATAGGTCGCTAGCTAGAAAACCTGAACCAAATAAGAGGATGATTATTGTGGGAGATACAAGTCAGTTTATCGTGGGTTTTAGTCCGAAGCCAGCCTGCCAAAAAATGGCGTGACGTGACATGGAATATTCGCAGAGTATGAACGTTTATGAATTCAGCTTTTAGTCATTTAAAGTCAGTGAGGCAAGCACGCGGATATAGTTGTTCTGTGTTTGTCACTCTACCTCCCACCCGGATTGCATTTGCCCCCACACAGTCAACTCTGTCTTAACGAACACCTAGAGTTGACTTCTTTGACTCGagctctataagacggacattaCTCTTAGACGGACACTTAATGCctgtcccaaaggtgtccatcttaacCCTTTATGCCCTaggagtgatcagcatcaaatttctcgtccttgtaatatcaatgctttgtaaaacagagtggtcatgagaattacagacatgatcacaaaagatgaattttcttgatattttatcattttctccccactacttctgtaggaaatgaatagggtcaacaaatgagaattcaaattttgatcttagggtttaaagggttaaagagagttgactgtgtCTGTATCATGTGGTGTTGTCCCACCTCTTCCCACCAGAGGAAGAGTTGACGGGACAAATTTTAAGGGGAGTCCTTTCTTacttagcctgcatagcaggcgcttggaagtagtgggcacaagaaaaaacgggcgcgcgagaaggagagACCCTCGCACAGGCTATAAGTGTGGCAAGTTTGAGAGTAGCAGATTAAAAGACAACAAAGATACAGAGGTGAAACAAAGCCATCTCAGAAAAcaccctcgcgcgcgcccgttctctctttcacccactgcttccaagcgcctgctacgcaggctatttctTACTAACAGCAAGAGTGCCACCAGTAAACGCTCTCTGAAAGGACATCTCCCTAAAACGGACACGCCGTTCTTCAGTCTCTATGAGGCGGACAATTAACGCAAGAGTGAATATCCATTTCCTCcaaaaaatttgtt from Porites lutea chromosome 6, jaPorLute2.1, whole genome shotgun sequence includes the following:
- the LOC140940522 gene encoding probable cysteine desulfurase yields the protein MLPILEFIEENVVGGDTRIVGPYGEKKVIYCDYTASGKPLRFIENYIRDYVLPFYSNTHTTTSATSRQTTRFRNEARNIIKSCVNATGEDCVVFTGSGTTSAIHKLIHALELEQRRDEKNVVFIGPFEHHSNILPWRETGIKIERINDNEEGTVDMDMLEEKLQMYRSADYNIYVAFSAASNVTGILTDTVAVAELCHKYGALSFWDYASAAPYLKIDMNPTPNGYKDAVFLSPHKFVGGPGTPGLLIAKKSVFRNPVPGGCGGGTVLFVTRDTHLYLKDIEEREEGGTPAIVESIRAGMVFQLKQSVGTDVIEEREEQLCKKAFDALNDNPNLTILGNDMARRLPIFSMIFYHQDSGKLVHHNFVSVLLNDLYGIQARGGCACAGPYAQELLGLNETLLRKFMWFLEKHENDSLGGLLKEPLEIMKPGFVRVGLPYFMNDKTVDFVLNAVNMVATHGWKLLPQYHFDPHTGAWEHKQFKKDKGETLFSLYDVSYDEVGISISSKSICKDYEGTLDDIAESARRVFEDAVNVNKEISTVEDEVLEFTDDKNQLVWFLQPNEAQFFLAAETLKFKPKPFGKAKTPFTPIHGHSPQLTPASSNPSLHLYTVKPDSDTSRSAESSESEDHVHNSVAREAWGPGEIIGSYSGGKKKRNCFCKLKLVLQKIGK